The uncultured Treponema sp. genomic sequence TTCATAATTACAACTTGAATGTGAATATAAGCGATCAGCGTTTTATTTATGATCCGCCGTCATCTGCAAACAACTACAACAACTTTCTTCTTTCGGAGTAATAAATGGAAAGCTACGGAGAAATTTTACGCAATGCCCGTGAAGAAAAAAAAGTTTCCATGGAAGCGATTGAGCGTGCAACTGCGATTACAAAAAATTATATAGATTCACTTGAAAATGAGCGTGTTGAAGATTTTCCGGGGGAATCTTATTTTATAGGATTTCTTTCAAATTATTGTGAATTTCTTGGGCTGGACAAAGATGAAATTTTGCGGCTTTATCATGCAAAAAAAATTCAGGAATCTCCAGTTCCAGTTGAGCTTCTAAAAAAACAGAAGCCTGTTTTTCTTGTTCCAGTGATTGTCGCGTCGGTCATTTTGGTTTTGGCGGCGGTTGGAATTTATATTTATTTCAGCGTGTTGAAAATTCCGCAGAAAAAAGAACTCAAGGCAAGAGAGCAAGTTGAAAAAGAAAAAATCCATCAGTATCAATTTACCGGCAAGCCCGAAACAAAACGTCTTTACAAAGGCGACCAAATTCTTGTTCCTGCAAAGCAAGGCAAGGGAAATATTGTTTTGACAGTTGGTGGAACTTTAGGAAATCTTTCAATTCTTACGCCTTCTGGAAATCAAATTGTAGAGCTTAGCGAGGAACGTGATATAGATATTGACGGAGACGGATTTGCGGATTTGATTATTTATTTGAGCGATGTTTCAAATGACAATGAAGCGAACGGCGCGGAAGTGAGAATTCTTGAAAAATCTATTGAAAATTCTTTTGTTGCACTTTCAGATGGAAAGTCCGGAACAGAACTTTCAGAAATTCCTGCGGCTTCGGCTGTAAAAAACAATGCTAACAGAACGGTAATCCACGAAGACACGCGCGCTTATCCGTTTACAATAAATGTTACATTCCGCGGTTCTTGTCTTTTCAGATATAAAAGCGACCGTCAGGATTATGTTGAAGGCTATTACAAAAGCGGCGAGCTTGTTACAATTACTTCAAACAACGGAACTCGTCTTTGGATGAGCAACATCAACGCTTTGAAAATTCATGTTATCGCAGGACTTTCTTCTTATGATCTTGAAGTTGGACGCGCAGGTGAAGTTCAGGCGGAAGACATAAAATGGGTTCGCGACAGTGACGGAAAATATCGTTTAGTGGTGCTTGAACTTGACTAGTAAAAAATTTTTTCTTGACCAGCATGGCTGCGCAAAAAATCAGGTTGACGGCGAGCTTATAATGAACCGGCTTTCGAGCCTTGGATTTGAGCAAGTTTTTGAGCCTGAAAAAGCTGACCTTATTATTGTAAATTCCTGCGGATTTATTGAAAGCGCAAAAAGGGAAAGTCTGGATTCCCTTATGGAAGCGCGTTCTGCTTTTCCGAATGCAAAAATTCTTTTGGCAGGCTGTCTTGCCGAGCGTTATGCGGATGTCTTTAAAAAAGATTTGCCTGAAGCGGACGGAATTGTTGGAAACGGAAATTTAGAGCTGATTGATTCCGCTGTAAAAGATTTGTTTGAAGAAAAACGTCCGGTTTTAAAAGCTGAACAAAAAGGAGTTTGCTGCGGCGAACGGAATTCACTTTTGTCTTTTAAAGGAAGCGCGTTTGTAAAAATCACAGAAGGCTGCGACAACAGATGCTCGTTCTGCGCAATTCCTGTTATACGCGGAAAACTTCGTTCAAGAAATTCAGATGAAATTGTCGCGGAAATAAAATCTCTTTTGTCCCGCGGAATTTTTGAAATCAATTTGATTGGTCAGGATTTGGCGGCTTATGGTTGCGGCGAAGAAGACAAAGAATTTTCTTCTGGAAAAAACTGGCATGAAATAATTTATAAAAATTTAAAAAATCCTGTTTGCGCGGAAGAAAATTTTTATGAGAAAAACGGCGAGTCTCCTTTGTGCAGTTTGATAAAAAAAGTTTCCGCGCTTGAAGGAAAATTTTGGATTCGGCTTTTGTATATTCATCCTGATCATTTTAACAAAGACATTCTTGAAGTTATGAAAAACGATTCAAGATTTCTTCCTTATTTTGATATTCCGTTTCAATCTGGCGATGACAAAATAATCCGCGCCATGAACCGCAAGGGCAGCTTTGAAAATTATACTTCGCTCATAAAAACAATCCGCTCTTATTTTCCTGAAAGCTGCATACGCACAACTTTTCTTACAGGTTTTCCCGGTGAGACAGACGAAAATGCTTTGCGTACAGAAGAATTCTTAAAGTCAATAAAAAGCGACTGGTCTGGATGTTTTCCTTACAGCAGGGAAGAAGATACAGCCGCCGATAAAATGAAGTCTCAGGTTTCTGCAAAAAAAGCAAAATCAAGAGCTTTACGGCTGGAAGAAATTCAGCATGAAATAACTTCCGAAAATTTAAAAATGCGCTGCGGAAAAATTTACGATGTTCTCATTGAAGAAATAATTGAAAACAAAGACGGCACTGATGAAGGTCTTGCAATCGGGCGTGCTTGGTTTGATGCGCCGGAAGTTGACGGAGCTTTTGTTGTGCGCTATGACCTCGACAATGAAAACGCCGTGAAAAAAATAATTCCGGGAGCTGTTGTAAAAGCAAAGGCTCTTGCCGCATCCGACGTTGATGTTGACGGAGAATTTCTTGAATGAACGCGGAAGATTATCTTTCAGTTTTAAATAAAGAGCAGCGGGAAGCAGTTGAGCATGAAGGAAGTCCGCTTTTAATTTTGGCTGGAGCAGGCTCTGGAAAAACCCGGGTAATCACAACAAAAATTGCGTATATGATTTCGGAGCTTGGAATAAATCCGGCTTCGATTCTTGCTGTTACATTTACAAAAAAAGCCGCAGAAGAAATGAAAGAGCGTGCCATAAATCTTGAGCCGCGCGCGCAAAAATCCCAGATAAGAACATTTCATTCGTTTGGAACTTGGTTTCTTCGTCTTTATGCAAAGGACTTTGGATTAGAAGTTAACAATGCTTTTATAATTTATGACGAAGATAACATGGAAAAACTGATTTCAAAAGCAGTTCCTTCGCTTACAAAAAAAGATGCATCGCATTATGCAAAAAAAATTGCGCTGGCAAAAGACTATTGCCTTCTTCCCGGAGACTTGGAATTGAGCCGGATTTGCGACGAGCCGATTTTTTCTGAAGTTTATGAAAAATATCAGAACCGACTTAAAAAAAATAAATGCTTAGATTTCGGCGATTTGATTTTGCTTCCGTATTTGATTTTAAAAGAAAATGATTTGATTAGAAAAAGTTTTCATGCGCGCTACAAAGTTATTTTGGTTGATGAATATCAGGATTCGAACGTTGCGCAGTTTAAGCTTTTGCAGGAACTTTCCGGCGTCAATGAAAATTCTGGAACTTATGTTTGTGTTGTTGGCGATGACGATCAGAGCATTTATAAATTCCGCGGTGCTGAAATTCAAAACATATTGAATTTTAAAGATGAATTTCCGGGAACAAAAATTATCCGCCTTGAAACAAATTACCGCTCGACTTCTGAAATTTTAAATTGCGCTGGAAATGTTGTAAAAAACAATTCCGGCCGCCTTGGAAAAGAACTTGTGTCTGCGCGCGGAAAAGGAAAAAAGCCGGCTTTGGTTTTTCTTCCGTCGCAAGATGACGAAACTGAATTTTGCTACAGCCTTATTGAGCAGGCTTACGAGCACGGAATTCCTTACAGCGATTGGGCGATTCTTTACAGAACAAATGCGCAGTCGCTGGGTTTTGAAACGGAATTCCTGCATAAAAAAATTCCTTATGAAGTTGTTGGCTCTTTGAAATTTTATGAGCGTGAAGAAATAAAAGACATTATTTCATGGCTTTCGTTTATTGTGAATCAGCGGGACGAAATTTCTTTTAGGCGGATTGTAAACAAACCTGTACGCGGAATCGGAAATACGACGCAGGATAAAATAATCGAAGCTTCCGACGGAAATTCAATTTTGAATGGCGCGGAATCTTTAAAGCTTTCAAAAAAAGCAAAAGAAGGATTTGATTTTTTTAAATCGCTTGTTGAAAAATTTTCCGCTGAATTGCCGGATGTTCCTGTAACTTCAGAAGCAGCGTTGCTTGCAGGTCAGGCGATAAACGAAAATAATATTATTTCCGCGGATGAAAAAAAACTTTCAGAGTTTGTTGAAAAAGTTGTAAAAGAAAGCGGGCTTGAAGAATTTCACAAAGACCAAGATGAAGAAATCGGCACGCAGAAAATTGAAAATCTTCAGGAGCTTGTAAACAGCGCGGTTTTGTATCCTTGCACAAAACAGGGACTTTTGGATTTTCTGGATCACATAAATCTTGACCGCACTTTAAAAACTGAATCCGAAGAAGAAAATCAAAAAGACAAAGTTACTTTGATTACGCTTCACAACACAAAGGGACTTGAGTTTAAGCGCGTGATAATAACTGGAATGGAATCTGGAATTTTTCCGCGCGAAGGAAAAACAGAATCAGAACTTGAAGAGGAACGCCGTCTTTTTTACGTTGGAATTACGCGGGCAAAAGATGAGCTTTATTTTACTTCATGCGGAGTCCGCCGGCTTTTTGGAAGAACAAACTTTATGATTCCAAGTCCGTTTCTTGCCGAGCTTGGAAATGAAATCCGCATACTTGGACAAAAGCCAGATTCATTTTCCGCCAGCCGCACAGAAAAAAGTCCGCTTGAAAAGAAATACTGCATGGGGGCTTGCGTTTTCCATGATGATTACGGACACGGACAAATTATAAGAACCAGCTACAGCGATGAAGGCGAGTACGTTGTTACTGTAAGTTTTGAAACTGGAGGAATTAAAAAATTTTTTCCGAAGTATCAAAAAAATTCTTTACTTGTTGAAGACGACTTATGAAATTTATTTTGTATCTCTGTCTTACTTTTGTTTTTTTATTTGCTTCATGCTCTGGAAAAATTGAGCCAAGAACGCAAACTGCAATGGACACGCTTTGCACGGTCAATGCTTTTGAAGATGGAACAAAAAAACTTTACGATGAAATTTTTGAACGTCTTGCGCAGATTGAAAATGAATTCAGCGCGACTTTGCCAGATTCAGAAATTTCGCGGATAAATTCAATGGCAGGAATTTCCGCAGTAATGACAAACGAAGAAGTTTTGAATGTTCTGGACTTTGCTTTGAAAACTGCCTGGATTTCTGACGGCGCGTTTACTCCGGCTGCAGGTCCGCTCGTTGACTTGTGGGGCATAAATACAGACCATCAAAAAATTCCTTCGCAAGCTGAAATAAATAACGCTCTTGAACTTGTTGATTTTGGCTGTGTGGGACTTTCCAGAGATTCAGTTTTTTTGCGGAAAGTCGGAATGAAAATAAATCTTGGCGGAATTGTAAAAGGTTTTGCCGCGGATGAAGTCTGCAAGATTTTAAAAATGCACGGCGTTAAAAAAGCTGTTGTGGATTTAGGTGGAAACATTTACGTTTATGGAAAAAAATCCGATGGCAGCAAATGGACTGTTGGAATAAAAAATCCTGATTCTCCTTCAGCCGCTCCTCTTCTGCGTCTTTGCATAAATGAAAATTCAGTTGTTACAAGCGGAAGCTACGAGCGTTATTTTGAAGTCAGCGGAAAAAGATACCATCACATTTTTGATCCTGCGACTGGATTTCCTGCGGATTCTGGAATTGTTTCTGCGACTGTAATTTCTCCATCGAGCATTGCGGCGGATGCGCTTTCGACTGCGACTTTTGTTCTTGGCGTGGAAAAATCTTTTAAGCTTCTTGAAAAATTCAAAAAAGAATTCGGCACGGACATTTCATTTTTTTTTATTTGCAAGTATGGTTCAGTTTTTGCTTCCGAGGATTTAAAAGGCTCTTTGGAATTTGTTCAGGACGATACAAGAAAAATAATTTTTGTTCCTTAAATAACTTGCATTTAACTGCGAAAAATTTTTGTGCACATCGATTCAGTTTTCTGTTATAATGTAAAAATGGCTAGAGAAAGATTGAGCAGCAGACTTGGATTTATTCTGCTGAGCGCAGGCTGCGCTATTGGGTGCGGAAACGTCTGG encodes the following:
- a CDS encoding helix-turn-helix domain-containing protein; translated protein: MESYGEILRNAREEKKVSMEAIERATAITKNYIDSLENERVEDFPGESYFIGFLSNYCEFLGLDKDEILRLYHAKKIQESPVPVELLKKQKPVFLVPVIVASVILVLAAVGIYIYFSVLKIPQKKELKAREQVEKEKIHQYQFTGKPETKRLYKGDQILVPAKQGKGNIVLTVGGTLGNLSILTPSGNQIVELSEERDIDIDGDGFADLIIYLSDVSNDNEANGAEVRILEKSIENSFVALSDGKSGTELSEIPAASAVKNNANRTVIHEDTRAYPFTINVTFRGSCLFRYKSDRQDYVEGYYKSGELVTITSNNGTRLWMSNINALKIHVIAGLSSYDLEVGRAGEVQAEDIKWVRDSDGKYRLVVLELD
- the rimO gene encoding 30S ribosomal protein S12 methylthiotransferase RimO, producing the protein MTSKKFFLDQHGCAKNQVDGELIMNRLSSLGFEQVFEPEKADLIIVNSCGFIESAKRESLDSLMEARSAFPNAKILLAGCLAERYADVFKKDLPEADGIVGNGNLELIDSAVKDLFEEKRPVLKAEQKGVCCGERNSLLSFKGSAFVKITEGCDNRCSFCAIPVIRGKLRSRNSDEIVAEIKSLLSRGIFEINLIGQDLAAYGCGEEDKEFSSGKNWHEIIYKNLKNPVCAEENFYEKNGESPLCSLIKKVSALEGKFWIRLLYIHPDHFNKDILEVMKNDSRFLPYFDIPFQSGDDKIIRAMNRKGSFENYTSLIKTIRSYFPESCIRTTFLTGFPGETDENALRTEEFLKSIKSDWSGCFPYSREEDTAADKMKSQVSAKKAKSRALRLEEIQHEITSENLKMRCGKIYDVLIEEIIENKDGTDEGLAIGRAWFDAPEVDGAFVVRYDLDNENAVKKIIPGAVVKAKALAASDVDVDGEFLE
- a CDS encoding ATP-dependent helicase; translation: MNAEDYLSVLNKEQREAVEHEGSPLLILAGAGSGKTRVITTKIAYMISELGINPASILAVTFTKKAAEEMKERAINLEPRAQKSQIRTFHSFGTWFLRLYAKDFGLEVNNAFIIYDEDNMEKLISKAVPSLTKKDASHYAKKIALAKDYCLLPGDLELSRICDEPIFSEVYEKYQNRLKKNKCLDFGDLILLPYLILKENDLIRKSFHARYKVILVDEYQDSNVAQFKLLQELSGVNENSGTYVCVVGDDDQSIYKFRGAEIQNILNFKDEFPGTKIIRLETNYRSTSEILNCAGNVVKNNSGRLGKELVSARGKGKKPALVFLPSQDDETEFCYSLIEQAYEHGIPYSDWAILYRTNAQSLGFETEFLHKKIPYEVVGSLKFYEREEIKDIISWLSFIVNQRDEISFRRIVNKPVRGIGNTTQDKIIEASDGNSILNGAESLKLSKKAKEGFDFFKSLVEKFSAELPDVPVTSEAALLAGQAINENNIISADEKKLSEFVEKVVKESGLEEFHKDQDEEIGTQKIENLQELVNSAVLYPCTKQGLLDFLDHINLDRTLKTESEEENQKDKVTLITLHNTKGLEFKRVIITGMESGIFPREGKTESELEEERRLFYVGITRAKDELYFTSCGVRRLFGRTNFMIPSPFLAELGNEIRILGQKPDSFSASRTEKSPLEKKYCMGACVFHDDYGHGQIIRTSYSDEGEYVVTVSFETGGIKKFFPKYQKNSLLVEDDL
- a CDS encoding FAD:protein FMN transferase → MKFILYLCLTFVFLFASCSGKIEPRTQTAMDTLCTVNAFEDGTKKLYDEIFERLAQIENEFSATLPDSEISRINSMAGISAVMTNEEVLNVLDFALKTAWISDGAFTPAAGPLVDLWGINTDHQKIPSQAEINNALELVDFGCVGLSRDSVFLRKVGMKINLGGIVKGFAADEVCKILKMHGVKKAVVDLGGNIYVYGKKSDGSKWTVGIKNPDSPSAAPLLRLCINENSVVTSGSYERYFEVSGKRYHHIFDPATGFPADSGIVSATVISPSSIAADALSTATFVLGVEKSFKLLEKFKKEFGTDISFFFICKYGSVFASEDLKGSLEFVQDDTRKIIFVP